The following DNA comes from Deltaproteobacteria bacterium.
AGAGAAGGTTATTATCCCGGCGTTCGCTGTGGAAAGGACCCAGGAGATCATTTATTCGCTTCACCTTTTAGCCAAGGAAAGAAGGCTTCCAGAGGATATGCCCGTTTTTTTGGACAGCCCCTTAGCGATCCGGGCCACTGAGATTTTTCGGAACTATACGGAATATTTTGATGAAGCCACCAAAAAACTTATGCAAAACGGAGAAGACCCGCTCTCTTTGCCCCAGTTGCGTTTTACCGAGACTACCGAGGAGTCCATGGCGATCAATCGCCTCTCCGGGCCGGCGGTCGTCATCTCGGCCAGCGGGATGGCGGATGCGGGAAGGATCCGGCATCACTTGAGACATCATCTGTGGCGCGAGGGGGCGAGTATTGTCTTCGTCGGGTTTCAGGCCCAGGGGACGACAGGGCGAAAAATCGTGGATGGGATGAAAAGGGTTCACCTTTTTCACGAAGAAATTGCCGTAAAAGCCAGGGTGTTTACCATCAACGGATTTTCCGCCCATGCCGGTCAAGGCCAGATTTTAGAATGGCTGAGCCATTTCCAGAATCCCAACATGCAAGTTTTTTTAGTGCACGGAGAGTTTTCCGCTCAACAGGTACTGGCGGGTCTTATTCAGGATCGTTTCGGGTTCAAAGTCCTCATCCCCGATTATCTGGAAGAAGCCACGCTAAAAGCGGGGCAGGAACTCAAGCGGGCTGCCTATCCCGAAAAAGCCGCTCCTCCCGTCGATTGGGCCTATCTCCTTTCTGATATGGAATCCAAACTGGCCGCGCTTCGGGACCGCAAGTCTCGACTGGAAGCCAAGGCCTGGCTGGAACAAACCGAGCTCAAGGACCGAATCCTGGAGTTGAACCGGGATCTAACAGAAATCATTTCCGAAATATGACAGGGTGATAATAAAGGTAGGAATGCCCCGGATTGTTCTTTTTTAGGCCCGAAGAAATTCAGTTGAGCGTTAGACTTTTTTCTTTTTATTAGCGCGCAGCGCAGCGCCATAGGCTTTTTCCGCCCATACAGCCATCTCATCAGAATCCTCTAAGGCTTCCTCCGGAGCCTGGTAATAGGACATAGAGTACTCTTTGCCTTTATTTTCATAGGTAAAAGGGGGCAGTCCCTTGGCCTCGAATTCAGGCCGGGTTTTTTTATCCACCTTGAAGTACAGGATGTCGTCCGCCACCAAGCCGAACATAAGATTATCCCTGTAGATACCGAATCCCCCGAACATGGCTTTGGCTCTCACCCCTCCAGATGGCTCCAACAATTCCAAAAGATATTCCACAAATTCATTTCTCATAGCCATAAATATTTCCCCGTTTGATTCAAATTTCCCAACATTTCTATACAAATATAAGTCATTGTAGTCAACAACGTTTTTATTTAAATCAAAAAAATTCTGCGCACGCTTTACCCAAACGCCTACAAACAAGTTCGAGCCCATTTTGAGGAAATTGACCGGCGAATTGGAGCTTTGTCAAAAAGAAAGATCTGACCCCACTCACTCAGCCGAAAACAGGCCATTGCAGACGGCGTCCTGATTGATGTCAGCGAGCTTGCTAAAGAGGCCGGATTCAAGTATCCTACAGCTGTGACCCATGGAGTTTGGCATCAATGGATCATCCCTCTCCCCGAGGCTATTGGACAGGATGAGAAGGGAAGGCTTTGGGATTTGCTGACCATGCTGCGGCATGAGATAAGGAGGGCAGGAAGAACGGACAGGGTGGATTTCAAGGTTATCTTTGACCAGGGCGATTCAAAGCCTCTGGTTGACTTTTATTCGATCTGCTCACCAGGCGATAATCTTGAACCCACGATTACGATCATGCTAATAGGGGAGGATTGAAAGGAGAGAAAAAATAAAAACGGTTTTTATGTTGGGACTGATTGTTGGATTGTTGGCAGGATGTATTAAACCAGCGGGAATTATTGGCAACATCCCACAAGTTGATAATGATTTTGCTACTGTTTTTATAGCAAGGAAAGCTGGGAATATGCAATGTGGTAGATGGGATGGCGAAAAATACATCGGAGGGTTTCTCATAAGAATAAATGACACAGACTTTATCAGGCTTGGGTGCGGAATGAAGACAGAATTCAAAATCCCCGTTGGAAAAACAACAAAAATATCGAGCGTTTCTTCGACTATTTCAGACCACTATTATCTTGAACCCGAAAAAGGAGAAAAAATTTATTTTGGGATGGATTGTAATTTTGGAGCCTGTTGGTTCGGTCCTATGAGCCGGATCGAATGGCAGCAAATTTCCCTAACTTGTAAAGAAGTATTAGTCATAAAACAGTAAGGGAAAGGTTCCAGTCAGTTTTATTTCTTGTATAATGCCGGATGAGGATTGAGAAGAAAAGATGCTGTGGTTTATCTTTTTACCCTATAACCTGATCCGATTTTTGCTCTGGTTGATTTTTGGGAGAAGGAAATTAATAGAGAAGGATAAACATGTACTGAAGTGGTTAGAAAAACCAGATGACCCGATGCGTCCCCAAGACTACAAAGTCAAACGGATTGCAGAAATAAACGACCTGATTAAAATCGGAAAGTCGGTTTACTTAAAGTACGCTGGGACGGACGGATTGACTTTTCGCCGTGTCGTCCCAGAGCGATTATTTCGCAGAGGAAAGAACATTTATATGGATGCTTTTTGCCTGAAGGAAAAAGATATGCGAGTATTTCGCCTCGATCGGATTAAGCATTTGGAGTAAATCTTGAAATATGGGACGTTCGTGCAGAGCGTTCTTAGCGGTTCTATAAAAATAGTTTTGTCGCCAAGGCTTTTATGCAATTTCTGCACGAACGTCCCGGTCACCATACACACGCGGGTCGTGTCCCACTTCTCCACCTAGTCAGGCAGCGGGGGAAATTTTAATTGTTCCAAACGTGGCGGCCATGTGGTTTCCTGCGGTGCCTGCTGTTCCATAAACTGCGGTGTCATTAGTTCCATTTCCATTTACCTCCTCCTAAGTTTTTGCGCGCGCTGTTTGCGCTTGTGAAATAGTGAAATAGTGAAATAGGGGACGTAGTTTAAAAATATAACTTTACAAAGAGATGGTTCTCTGGTAAAAGAGACCTATGCCACGGCAAGCAAGATTGGACACTCCCGGGACTCTCCACCATGTAATGATCCGGGGGATTGAAAGAAAGCGAATCTTTCGAGAGGATGAGGATGGGAAAGACTTTGTCTCCCGGTTGAGGAACTTATCCAAAGAAACCGGGACCCGCCTTCTTGCCTGGTCATTGTTAAATAACC
Coding sequences within:
- a CDS encoding WYL domain-containing protein; translated protein: MLWFIFLPYNLIRFLLWLIFGRRKLIEKDKHVLKWLEKPDDPMRPQDYKVKRIAEINDLIKIGKSVYLKYAGTDGLTFRRVVPERLFRRGKNIYMDAFCLKEKDMRVFRLDRIKHLE
- a CDS encoding TfoX/Sxy family protein; the encoded protein is MAMRNEFVEYLLELLEPSGGVRAKAMFGGFGIYRDNLMFGLVADDILYFKVDKKTRPEFEAKGLPPFTYENKGKEYSMSYYQAPEEALEDSDEMAVWAEKAYGAALRANKKKKV
- a CDS encoding MBL fold metallo-hydrolase RNA specificity domain-containing protein gives rise to the protein EKVIIPAFAVERTQEIIYSLHLLAKERRLPEDMPVFLDSPLAIRATEIFRNYTEYFDEATKKLMQNGEDPLSLPQLRFTETTEESMAINRLSGPAVVISASGMADAGRIRHHLRHHLWREGASIVFVGFQAQGTTGRKIVDGMKRVHLFHEEIAVKARVFTINGFSAHAGQGQILEWLSHFQNPNMQVFLVHGEFSAQQVLAGLIQDRFGFKVLIPDYLEEATLKAGQELKRAAYPEKAAPPVDWAYLLSDMESKLAALRDRKSRLEAKAWLEQTELKDRILELNRDLTEIISEI